A part of Thermomicrobiales bacterium genomic DNA contains:
- a CDS encoding carbon-nitrogen hydrolase family protein has translation MANPTRVAVVQAAPVLFDREATIEKAVGLIGEAADAGARLIVFPEAFVPAYPRGLSFGALVGSRSDEGRRLFARYFNNAVEIPSPATDRLGQAAREAGVWVAIGVIERDRIGGTLYCTLLYIGPDGAILGKHRKLKPTASERLIWGEGDGSTLPVIETEIGRFGGLICWENYMPLARTALYTKGVEIYIAPTADARDAWQATMQHVALEGRCFVLSCNQYVTKSMYPGDLGPEALSDLEQAPEEMCRGGSAIVSPLGSYLAGPLYGEEGILYADLDRDDLAASRFDFDPVGHYARPDVFSFAVNEQPQGR, from the coding sequence ATGGCTAATCCGACGCGAGTCGCCGTCGTGCAGGCGGCACCGGTGCTGTTCGACCGCGAGGCGACGATCGAGAAGGCGGTCGGGCTGATCGGCGAGGCTGCGGATGCCGGTGCGCGGCTCATTGTCTTCCCCGAGGCGTTCGTGCCGGCCTATCCTCGCGGTCTCAGCTTCGGCGCGCTCGTCGGCAGCCGCAGCGACGAGGGGCGGCGACTGTTCGCTCGCTACTTTAATAACGCTGTCGAGATCCCATCTCCGGCGACCGACCGGCTTGGCCAGGCAGCGCGCGAGGCTGGCGTCTGGGTGGCGATCGGCGTGATCGAGCGCGACCGCATCGGCGGCACGCTCTACTGCACCTTGCTCTACATCGGGCCGGACGGTGCGATCCTCGGCAAGCACCGCAAGCTGAAGCCGACGGCATCCGAGCGCCTGATCTGGGGTGAGGGCGACGGCAGTACACTGCCTGTCATCGAGACGGAGATCGGCCGCTTCGGCGGCCTCATTTGCTGGGAGAACTACATGCCGCTGGCGCGGACAGCGCTCTACACCAAGGGCGTCGAGATCTACATCGCGCCGACGGCTGACGCGCGCGATGCCTGGCAGGCGACGATGCAGCACGTCGCGCTGGAGGGTCGCTGCTTCGTGCTGTCCTGCAATCAGTACGTGACGAAAAGCATGTACCCAGGCGACCTCGGGCCGGAGGCGCTCAGCGATCTGGAGCAAGCGCCGGAGGAGATGTGCCGCGGTGGTAGCGCGATCGTCTCGCCGCTCGGTAGCTATCTGGCTGGTCCGCTCTACGGTGAAGAAGGCATCCTCTACGCCGACCTCGACCGCGACGATCTCGCAGCATCCCGCTTTGACTTCGACCCGGTCGGCCACTACGCGCGCCCGGACGTGTTCAGCTTCGCGGTCAATGAGCAGCCGCAGGGCAGGTAG
- a CDS encoding DUF305 domain-containing protein, whose protein sequence is MPALALLLAACGGDTDNAADSVSTSTPAETVATSTTMHQGHSMTAPEGGEDADLHFIDAMIVHHQSAVAMAEAVKDSAEHQEIRDVATAIIAAQEREIEQMRSWRDAWFPSAPESDLSAMMDMPGMNMSDADMEMLAQSDAPDEMFIDMMIPHHESAIDMAKEIQQTTERSELQQLAAEIITAQQTEIDQMKEWRAEWFGE, encoded by the coding sequence GTGCCAGCCCTGGCACTCTTGCTCGCCGCTTGCGGCGGTGACACGGATAATGCCGCCGACTCAGTGTCGACTTCAACACCGGCCGAGACAGTAGCCACAAGCACCACCATGCACCAGGGCCACTCGATGACAGCGCCCGAGGGCGGAGAAGATGCCGACCTGCACTTCATCGACGCGATGATCGTTCACCACCAAAGCGCCGTCGCAATGGCCGAGGCGGTCAAGGACTCGGCCGAGCACCAGGAGATTCGCGATGTCGCCACCGCGATCATCGCGGCTCAGGAGCGCGAGATCGAGCAGATGCGCAGCTGGCGCGACGCATGGTTCCCGAGCGCGCCAGAGAGCGACCTGTCGGCCATGATGGACATGCCCGGCATGAACATGTCTGACGCGGACATGGAGATGCTGGCGCAGTCCGACGCACCGGACGAGATGTTCATCGACATGATGATCCCGCACCACGAGTCAGCCATCGATATGGCGAAAGAGATTCAACAGACGACCGAGCGATCGGAACTGCAGCAGCTGGCAGCGGAGATCATCACAGCTCAACAGACCGAGATCGACCAGATGAAGGAGTGGCGAGCGGAGTGGTTCGGCGAGTAA